The window CGGTGTACATCGAAACCTTCCGCAACATCCCGCCGCTGCTGCAGATATTCTTCTGGTACTTCGCGGTGATGCTGCCGATGCCGGGGCCGCGCAACAGCCTGAGCCTGGCCGACGCCTTCTTCATCAATAACCGTGGTCTGTACATGCCGTCGCCGACCCAGGCGGAAGGCTTGTGGCCGTTCCTGATCGCGCTGCTCATCGCCATCGTCGCCGTGGTGGTGATCTACCGCTGGGCCAAGGCACGCTTCGAAGCCACTGGCGAGCGCTTCCCGGTGTTGTGGACGTCGCTGGCGCTGCTGATCGGCTTGCCGGCCTTGAGCATCCTGGCGCTCGGCACCCCGTTCCACTGGGAAGTACCACAGCTGACTGGTTTCAACTTCCGCGGCGGTTGGGTGGTGATTCCCGAGTTGGTGGCGCTGATGCTGGCGCTGTCGATCTACACCGCGGCCTTCATCGGAGAGACCGTGCGCGCCGGCATCCTGGCGGTCAGCCACGGGCAGACCGAGGCGGCCCGTTCCCTCGGCCTGAGGCCCGGCTCGATCCTGCGCCTGGTGATAGTGCCGCAGGCGCTGCGGGTGATAGTCCCGCCGCTCACCAGCCAATACCTGAACCTGGCGAAGAACTCGTCGCTGGCCGCCGGTATCGGCTATCCGGACATGGTCTCGTTGTTCGCCGGCACGGTACTCAACCAGACCGGCCAGGCCATCGAGGTGATGGCGATCACCATGAGCGTGTACCTGGCCATCAGCATCAGCATTTCCATGCTGATGAACTGGTACAACAAGCGCATCGCGCTGGTCGAGCGCTAAGGAGCAGGCATGACGACGCATACCTTCAAACCCGACCAGCCGCCACCGCGTACTGTGGTCGGGCCGCTGGCCTGGCTGCGCGACAACCTGTTCGCCAGCCCGCTGCACGTGCTGCTGACTCTGCTGGCGCTGTACCTGCTGTGGCTGATCGTGCCACCGATCATCAACTGGGCCTTCCTGCAGGCCGACTGGACCGGCACCACCCGTGCCGACTGCACCGGCGAGGGCGCCTGCTGGGTGTTCATCAAGGAGCGCTTCGGCCAGTTCATGTACGGCTTCTATCCGAGCGAGCTGCGCTGGCGCGTCGACCTCACCGTGTGGTTGGCGATCATCGGCACCGCGCCGCTGTTCCTGCCGATGATGCGGCACAAGGCCTGGTACGGCATCGGCTTCCTGTTTTTCTACCCGCTGCTGGCCTACTGGCTGCTGCATGGCGGGCCGGGCCTGGAAGAGGTGCCGACCAGCCGCTGGGGCGGCCTGATGCTGACCCTGGTGATCGCCTATGTCGGCATCACCGGCGCCTTGCCACTGGGCATCCTGCTGGCCCTCGGGCGGCGTTCGGACATGCCGGCGATCAAGGTCATCTGCGTCACCACCATCGAGTTCTGGCGCGGCGTGCCGCTGATCACCGTGCTGTTCATGTCGTCGGTGATGCTGCCGCTGTTCCTCCCCGAGGGGCTCGGCCTGGACAAACTGCTGCGGGCGCTGGTCATGGTGGTCCTGTTCGAGGCCGCCTATGTCGCCGAAGTGGTGCGCGGCGGCCTGCAAGCGATTCCCAAGGGCCAATACGAAGCGGCCAGCGCGCTGGGCCTCGGCTATTGGCGCAGCACCGGCCTGGTGATCCTGCCGCAGGCGCTGAAGATGGTCATTCCGGGCATCGTCAACACCTTCATCGCCCTGTTCAAGGACACCAGCCTGGTGATCATCATCGGCCTGTTCGACCTGCTCAACAGCATCAAGCAGGCGACCACCGACCCGAAATGGCTGGGCATGTCCACCGAGGGTTACGTGTTCGCCGCGCTGGTCTACTGGGTTTTCTGTTTCAGCATGTCCCGCTACTCCATGCACCTGGAGCGCAAGCTGGACACCGGCCACAAGCGTTAGGAGTTATTCATGAGCGAAGCAAGCAAACCAACCAGCGCCGAGCCGATCATCCAGATGCAAGGCGTGAACAAGTGGTACGGCCAGTTCCACGTGCTGAAAGACATCGACCTGAACGTCAAGCAGGGCGAGCGCATCGTGCTCTGCGGGCCATCCGGCTCCGGCAAGTCGACCACCATCCGCTGCATCAACCGCCTGGAGGAACACCAGCAGGGGCGCATCGTGGTGGATGGCACCGAGCTGACCAGCGACCTCAAACAGATCGAGGCGATCCGCCGCGAGGTCGGCATGGTGTTCCAGCATTTCAACCTGTTTCCGCACCTGACCGTGTTGCAGAACTTGACCCTGGCGCCGATGTGGGTGCGGCAGATGCCCAAGCGCAAGGCCGAGGAAATCGCCATGCACTACCTCGAGCGGGTACGTATTCCCGAGCAAGCGCTGAAGTACCCCGGCCAGCTCTCCGGCGGCCAGCAGCAGCGGGTGGCGATCGCCCGCGCGTTGTGCATGAAGCCGAAGATCATGCTGTTCGACGAGCCGACCTCGGCGCTCGACCCGGAGATGGTCAAGGAGGTGCTGGACACCATGATCGGCCTGGCGCAGAGCGGCATGACCATGCTCTGCGTGACCCACGAGATGGGCTTCGCCCGCACCGTGGCGGACCGGGTGATCTTCATGGACAAGGGCGAGATCGTCGAGCAGAACGAGCCCCATGCGTTCTTCGACAACCCGCAGAATGAGCGGACCAAGCTGTTCCTCGGGCAGATCCTGCATTGAGGTCGGGTTGGACCTAGGATGTAGGTTGGGTTGAGGAGCGCAGCGACGATACCCAACGGACGGAGTTGACCGCGGCTTTGGCGCCTGGGTCGCCGCCGTCCGTTGGGTATCGCTGCGCTCAACCCAACCTACGATCTACGGACAGGAGCCCACGTGAGCGCCACACTGACCCCCTTCAGCAAGGCCAAGGCCTGGAGCGTCCATGCGGTCACCGCCAGCGGGGTGATCCTGGCGCTGCTGGCGTTGTTGGCGCTGTTCGACGGCCAGCCGAAGAGCTGCCTGCTGTGGCTCGGTGCCGCCTTGCTGGTGGATGGCCTGGACGGCACCCTGGCGCGCAAGTTCGAGGTCAAGGAGGTGTTGCCGCACTTCGATGGCTCGACCCTCGACCTGGTCATCGACTACCTGACCTACGTGTTCATCCCGGCGATCTTCGTCTACCGCTTCATCCCGCTGCCGGCCTACAGCGCCTTGCCGGCGGTGGCGGTGATCCTGCTGTCGTCGCTGTTCTGCTTCTGCAACGTCAACATGAAGAGCAAGGACAACTACTTCGTCGGCTTCCCGGCGGCGTGGAATGTCGTGGTGGCCTACTTCTACCTGCTGGATTTCGCGCCCTGGCTGAGCCTGCTGACCATCGCGCTGCTGGCGGCGCTGACCCTGACGCGGCTGAAGTTCCTCCATCCGTTCCGGGTCCGCCAGTTCATGCCGCTCAACATCACCGTGACCTTCGTCTGGATGCTCAGCTGCGCCGCGCTGATCGTCCAGTACCCGGCCAACCCGCCGCTGCTGCTCGGGCTCTGGCTGCTGGCCACGGCCTACTTCGTCGCCATCTGCCTGTGGCGCAGCGCGCGGGAGTGGTTTGGCGAGAGCGGTAGGATGGGTTGAGCGCAGCGATACCCATCGATTCGCCCGCGCGGGTATCGCTGCGCTCAACCCACCCTACGACCTTGTCAGGCTAAACTCGCCGACGACTTTCTTGCAGGATGCTGCCGATGATCACCCTGTTCCAATTCCCCCGCGCTTTCGATGTGCCCAACCCCAGCCCTTTCTGCCTGAAGGTGGAGACCTTCCTGCGCCTGACCGGCCTGGAATACCAGGTCAAAGCCGTGGCCAACCCCGGCAAGGGGCCGAAGGGCAAGCTGCCGTTCATCAAGCTGGACGCGGAGGTCATTGCCGACTCGGCGATCATCCTGCGCAGCCTCAGCGAGCGCCTGGGCCTGACTCTCGACAGCCACCTAGACGCCGCCGGACGCGGCCGCAGCCTGGCGATCACGCGCCTGTGCGACGAGCACCTGGCACCGCTGATGGTGTATTTCCGCTGGCTCGATGACGAGGGCTGGGCGCAGGTCAAGCCGGCGTTCTTCGGCCGGCTGCCGGCGCCGCTGCGCCTGCTGGTGCCGCGTCTGGTGCAGGGCAAGATCCGCAAATCGCTGCAGGCCCAGGGGCTGGGGCGGCACAATCGCGACGAGCTGCTGACCTTCGCCCGCGAGGATTTGCAGGCGCTCAGCGACCTGCTCGGCGCTGCGCCGTACTTCGGCGGGGTGCAGCCGTGCAGTGCCGATGCGGCGGCCTATGGCGTGCTGGCCAACCTGATCCTCTGCACGGTGCAGACCCCGCTCGGTCGCCTGGCGCGGGAGTTCCCGAGCCTGGTGGCCTACTGCGAGCGCCTGCGCGACAAGTTCTGGGCATGACGGCGGCGAGCAAGACCTGGTTCGTCTACCTAGTGCGCACCGCCAACGGCGCGCTGTACTGCGGCATCAGCGATGACCCTGAGCGCCGCTTCGCTCAGCACCAGAGCGGCAAGGGCGCGCGTTTCTTCCATTCCAGCCCGGCGCAGGCCCTGGTGTATGTCGAGGCCTGCGGCGCCAAGGGCGAAGCGCTGCGCCGCGAGCGGGCGATCAAACGCTTGCCGAAGAGCGCCAAGGAGCGTCTGGTGCTGGCCGCTGCGGGTATTCATATGCCTGATGGCGCTGTATGTGCGGCCAGCCAAGAGGCTACGCCGGCCTGAGCTATGGGGCTAAGCTGCTGATCTAGTCCACCGTCCGCGAGCCCGCCATGCACGAGTTGATCCTGCACCATTACCCGACTTCGCCGTTCGCCGAGAAGGCCCGCCTGCTGCTGGGCTTCAAGCAACTGTCCTGGCGTTCGGTGACGATTCCGCCGGTGATGCCCAAGTCCGACCTGGTGGCGCTGACCGGCGGCTACCGCAAGACCCCGGTGCTGCAGATCGGCGCCGATATCTACTGCGACAGCGCGCTGATCGCCCGCCGTCTGGAAGCCGAGAAGGCGATGCCGGCGCTGTTCCCCGAAGGTCAGGCGTTCAGCGTCGCCAGCTTTGCCCAGTGGGTCGACTCGGTGGTGTTCCAGCATGCGGTGAGTCTGGTGTTCCAGCCGGAATCCATCGGCGTGCGCTTCGGCAAGCTGCCACCGGAAGTGGTCAAGGCCTTCGTCGCCGACCGCGCCGCGCTGTTCAGCGGCGGTACGACCAGCAAGCTGCCGGCCGAGGTCGCCCAGCACAACTGGCCATGCCTGATGGCGCGGCTGGAACAACAACTGGCCCATGAGGAGGGCGACTTCCTGTTCGGCGAGCCGTCGCTGGCGGATTTCTCCCTCGCCCACTGCCTGTGGTTCCTCAAGGCCACGCCGGTGACCGCGCCGCTGGTGGACGCCTACCCGGCGGTAGCGGCTTGGCTGGGGCGGGTGCTTGGCTTCGGCCACGGCTCGGCGAGCGAACTGGCCGCCGCCGAGGCCATCGCCATCGCCCGCGCGGCGACACCGGCAGCCCTGCCGGAGGAAGCCTTCGCCGAGCCGAACGGCTTCCAGGCCGGCCAGCGGGTGGCGATCGCGGCGACCGACTACGGCGTCGATCCGGTGGAGGGTGAGTTGCTGTTTGCCGGTCGCGAAGAGCTGATCCTGCGCCGCGAGGACCCGCGCGCCGGCGTGCTGCATGTGCACTTCCCCCGTCTGGGTTTCAGCATGCGGGCGCTGTGAGGCCGCCTTCGTCCGGCGGTGCGCTGCACTGCACGGCGGTCGCCGGCTGTTGCAGGCGTGGCAGGGTTTCGCCCAGCTCGCGAAAGTGGCGCAGGCGCTCATAGCAGAAGGTCAGCTCGCGGGCTTCGAGGCTGTACCAGGCGTCCGGCATGCCGCAGCCGGTCATCCGCAGGATCAGCGCGCGCGGCGGCGCGAAGAGCTCGCCGATCCGGCGGGCGAGGATTTCCAGGGTATCGTTGGCGCGCAGTTGGGCGATCAGCAACTCGGCATCGGGAAAACCGCCGGGCGGCGTTTCGTAGATCACCTGGATCTGTGGCCGCCCTTGGATGGCGGCGCGGCGGTGCTGGTCGCGGATCCACGCCACGGCCTTGCGCACCTGCTCGAACTCCTGATCGCAATACAGTGCCCGCCCCATCGGCAGCCCGGTGACGGCCGGCACCCAGGCCAGGCGATCCGGATTGCTGCCATACACCAGGCAGGCGATGTTGTAGTAGCGCTGCTCATCCAGGGGGTGAGAGTCCCAGGCGGGCACCTGTTCGGCCACCGGTTTCGGCCGCTGCCACTCCAGGCGCCAGAAGTCGATGATGTCCAGCAGCCGGGCATCGAGTTCGTTGGCCGGTAGCCCGGCATACAGCAGGTACAGACTCATGAAGCCGATCTGATCGGCGGCGTCTTCCTCGCGGCCGAGCACCGGCAAGTCCAGTTCGGCGATCAGCATGTGCCCCATTTCGTGCATCACGCTGAATTCGCTGTTGGTGACGATGAAACGGCTAACGCCGGGTGGCAGGCTGCTGGGCGGCGGCGGTTCGGCCGCCAGTGGGGTGCTGAGCAGCAGGAGCAGCAACAGCGGGTACAAGAAAACCGGCCGGGTGCATCCGGAAGCGGGCGTTTCAGGCGACGCGAGGCCAGCCGGCCGGGACATGCTCGGCCTCCTGTGTGTTGCTTGGACAGGTATGCCTCAGATGACTTTAGCAGCCTGCCCGGGGCAGCCGGGGTGATCCGTCGGAATCCACATCAGGGAGAAGAAGGCCTAAGAGCCTGTTCAATGTCTCGTGAAACCAGCGCCTATCATTGCCCATCGGTGGAAAATGCTTCGCAGTTTTCCACCCTACGCCAACGTTCAGACTTTGTAGGGTGGATAACGCTTTGCTTATCCACCATTACGCCGACACGGAGCGGTCAGCGGAGAGATCTTGAACAGGCTCTAACGGCTCGTAGGATGGGTTGAGCGCAGCGATACCCATCGTCCCGGCGCATCCGGCTGAAAGCCCCTTGGTGATGGATCTACCGCTTGTCGGGTATCGCTGCGCTCAACGCCAACCTACGGCCTGGCTCAGGACGGAGCCACTGCTGGTCAATCCTTGCGGCGCTTGAGCTGGTCCTTCAGCTGGGTCGGCACCTGGCGGATGATCAGCATGTCGCGGGCCTCGTCGTACTCGATCTTCGAACCCAGCAGGTGCGATTCGAAGCTGATCGACAGGCCCTCGGCGCGGCCGGTGAAGCGGCGGAACTGGTTGAGGGTGCGCTTGTCCGGCGGGATTTCCGGCGACAGGCCGTAGTCCTTGTTGCGGATGTGCTCGTAGAAGGCCCGTGGCCGTTCTTCGTCGATCACCCCGGACAATTCCTCCAGGGTCATCGGTTCGCCGATCTTGGCCTGACTGCTGGCGTAGTCCACCAGCGCATCGGTTTTCGCCCGAGCCTGCTCTTCCGGCAGGTCCTCGCTCTCGACGAAGTCGCTGAAGGCCTTGAGCAGGGTGCGCGTCTCGCTCGGCGCATCCACGCCTTCCTGGCAGCCGATGAAGTCGCGGAAGTATTCCGAGACCTTCTTGCCGTTCTTGCCCTTGATGAAGGAGATGTACTGCTTGGACTGCTGGTTGTTCTGCCACTCGGAAATATTGATCCGCGCCGCCAGGTGCAGCTGGCCGAGGTCCAGGTGTTTGGCCGGGGTGACGTCCAGCGCGTCGGTGACCGCCACGCCTTCGCTGTGGTGCAGCAGGGCGATCGCCAGGTAGTCGGTCATGCCCTGCTGGTAATGGGCCAGCAGCACATGGCCGCCGGTGGACAGGTTGGACTCGTCCATCAGCTTCTGCAGGTGCTCGACCGCCTGGCGGCTGAAGGCGGTGAAGTCCTGACCGCCGTCGAGGTAGTGCTTCAGCCAGCCGCTGAATGGGTAGGCGCCAGATTCGCCATGGAACAGGCCCCAGGCCTTGCCCTGCTTGGCGTTGTAGCTGTCGTTGAGGTCGGCCAGCAGGTTCTCGATGGCCTGCGAAGCGCCCAGCGCGGAGTCGCGGGCGTGCAGCACCGAGGGCGTGCCGTCGGGCTTCTTGTCGATCAGGTGGACGATGCAATGGCGGATCGGCATGGCGTTCTCGTGTCGAGGCTGGGCGAGGCGCGCAGTTTACCCGACCTCTCCTTGCCGAGTCGCCCGGCGCTGCTGCAACGCCTGCAGGCGCCCGATCACATAGCGCAGGTGCACGTGCAGCTCGTACAGCTCGTTGGAATAGGACAGCGGCACCTCGACCTTGGCCAGCTGGTCCTCCAGTTGCTCAAGGTGTTCGATCTCGGCGTCGAGCCGCTCCGGCAGGGTGCCGGCGTCCAGCTGGCGGTCGATGTCGCGCAGGTACTTGTACCAGCGGTAGATACGCGCGCGGATGCGCCAGCGGTACAGTGGGCCGATCAGCTTGAACAGCGGGAACATCAGCACCAGCAGCGGGATCAGCAGGATGATGTAGCGGTCGGCCAGCGAGGCGATGCGAAACGGCAGATAGCGTTGCAGCAGCGGCAGGCCGCTCTGGTAGTAGTGCTCGGCATCGCGCGACAGCGCGAAGGTGATCGGTTTGGCGGTGGGGAAGACGCCGGGCTTGTCGAGCAGGCTGCCGCTCTTCATCACCTCGCGCGTGGCTTCGAGGAACAGCGGCACCAGGGCCGGGTTGAAGTCATCGTTGATCACCAGGGTGGCGACCGGGGCGAGGGTGATGATGTCCCGTGGCGGGGCGTTCTGCGCCAGGTTGAGCAGGCCTTCGCTGACATTGACGCGGGTCAGGAACGGTAGGCGTGCCTCGTAGGCGGCGGCGCGGCGGAAGGTCGCCAGACTCAGGCCGGGATTGGCGGCGAGCTGCTGGACCAGCGCGTTCTCGGCCGGGGCGATGACAAACAGCGCGTCCAGCTCGCCGTTGCTTAGCGCGGTGGCCGCCGCGCTGCCGCCGACGCTCTGCCAGTTCGGCGGATACTGGGCTTCGGCGATGGCGTTGGCGTCGAGGACCGCCGCGGTCGCCGCCCGTGTGCCGCTACCCGGAGCGCCCAGCGCCAGGCGCAGGGGCAGCAGGTCGGCAATGCGGTCGAGTGGCAGTTCGCTGCGGTAGAACAGCCACAACGGCTCCTTGTACACCGCCCCGAGGCTTTGCAACTTGCGCCGCTCGCCAGTCGCCAACTGCTGCTCCAGACCGCTTTGGACCAGGGCGATCTGCACCTCGGCATCCTTGGCCAGCAGGCGCTGCAGGTTGTCCCGCGAGCCGGCGCTGGGCACCAGGGTCAGCTCGAAGCCCTGCTTGGCCAACTCCGTTTTCAGTTTTTCGGCGAAGGCGATGTAGCCACCGCCCTGCGGTCCGGTGGCCATGCTCGCCTGCATGGCCGGCGGCGGCGCGACGAAATAGAACAGCGCGCCGATCAACAGCGCAAAAACCGGAAGCAGCCAGAGGTTGGCCAGGAGGATGATTTTCAGGTCGCGGAGAATACGGCGCATGGGGCTTCCTTGTCAGCGGATTCGCCCTCAAGGATAGAACCCAGGACCGGCTGAGGCACCCCCGTCCACTCCGAGACTAATGCAGGGTGCGCCGTGTGCACCGTTTACCGGAGGGACGCACGGCGCCCCTACGGGCGTTCTGCCACCACTCTGGCCTTCGGCGCGCGCCCCCAGTCGAGCAGCGCCAGCACGCCGAGCAGCCCGAGCGCATACAGCGCATCGCCGCCCAGCGCTATCAGCACCCCGGCGCAGAGCAGCGTGCTCAGGCCCGCCAGCCAGCGCCAGACGCCGCGCAGCAGGACACAGCCGGCGGCCATGCTGAGCAGGTAGATGACCACGAAGTTGCCATTGGCGTAGCGGATCAGGTGGTCCACCGAGAGATCCAGCAGCGCGGCGCCGGCGGCGCACAGGGCGCAGCTCAGCGCCACCAGCAGCAGGGCGCGGGCCGGCACGCCGTGGCGGTTGCGCTGCGCCAGCGGCGCCGGCAGTTTGCCCTCGTCGGCGAGGCTCCAGATCAGCCGGGCGAAACCCTGGATGTACACGTTCATCGAGGCGAAGCAGGCCAGGTAGCCGACCGTCGCCACCAGCCAGCGGGCCTGGTCGCCGAGCAGTAGGTCGAAGATCCGCGGCAGCGCGGTGGCGTCGGTGTTCACATCGCCGTAGCTGGCGAAGCTCAGCACCGCCACCGAACAGGCCCAGTACACCAGGCCGGCGAGCAGTACGCCGAGCAGCAGGGCGAGGGGGAAATCGCGCTGCGGGCGCTTGAACTCTTCGCCCAGGTGAGTGAAGGCCTCGATACCGACGAAGCACCAGAACATCACCCCCAGCGCCGCCGGCAGCAGGTGCCAGGAACCCTCGATCGGCGGCAGCAGCGGTTGGCTGGCCAGTGGCAGGTCGCCAACCCACCAGACCAGCGCGACGCTGGCGACGATCGCCACGGCGATCAGCCCCTGCACCAGGCCCGAGGCGCGCGCCGGGCGCTGGCCGAGCAGCAGGATGGCGCCGAGGGTGGCGAACTGGATGATCAGCGCCTCGCCCCGGCCGATCTCGAATACCGCCTGCCAGAAGCCGGTGGCGATGTTCAGCGCGGCGGGCAGACCGACCGGCAGCACGGCGAGGAACAGGAAGGCGGTCAGTCGTTCGGCGCGGGCGCCGAAGGCCCGGCCGATCAGGTGTGGCGCGCCGCCAGCGTGGGGGTAATGGCGACCGAGCTGGGCGAAGGTGAAGGCCACCGGCAGCACCAGGCCGATGAGGATCAGCCAGGCCCACAGCGACGCCTCGCCGGCGGCGGTGGCGGCCAACGCCGGCACCACGAAGATGCCGGTGCCGAGCAGTGAGGTGCTCAGCAGGCCGATCCCCTGCAGCAGGCCAAGCTCCTGGTTTAGACGGCTCATGTTGTATGCTCGATGCAATTTTCCGATTCCGCCATGGTAGGCGGCGCGCCCTTGTCTGGCAGCCGTCAAACCGTCGCCTTTGCCCGGCGAACTGGCGGAATTCACCTTATCCCTGTTTTTGAGAAGCCCGTGGACAAGTTCGACCGCCAGATCCTCGCCCTGCTGCGCGCCGATGCGCGTACTCCCGTCAGCCAGCTCGCCCGTGAAGTCAACCTGTCGCGTTCGGCCGTCAGCGAACGCGTTCGTCGCCTGGAAGCGGAGGGCGTGATCAAGGGCTACCACGCGCTGATCGCCGAGCCGGAAAACGGCGCGGTCAAGGCCTTCCTCGAGCTGTTCTACCAGGACAACCGCTGCCAGCAGTACGTCGAGCGCATGCGCGCCTTCGCCGAAGTCCGCCGCTGTTGCGGGATCAGCGGCGAGACCGACATGCTGGTCTACGTCGAGGCGCCGTCGATGGCGCGGCTCAGCGAGATCCGCGACGAGATCGAGCGCTACCCCGGCATGCAGCGGGTCAAGACCCATGTGGTGGTGCAGGAGTGGGCGATGTGATGCGCCTGCTGCATACCTCCGACTGGCACCTCGGCCAGCACTTCATGGGCAAGACCCGCCAGGCCGAGCACCAGGCCTTCCTCGCCTGGCTGCTCGCCCAGGTCCGTGAGCAGCAAGTGGATGCCGTGCTGGTCGCCGGCGATATCTTCGATACCGGTGCGCCGCCCAGTTATGCCCGCGAGCTGTACAACCATTTCGTCGTTGAACTGCACGCCATCGGCGCCGAACTGGTGGTGCTGGGCGGCAACCATGACTCGGTGGCCATGCTCGGTGAGAGCAAGACCCTGCTGGCGCAGCTCAACACCCGGGTGATCCCCGGCGTCTGCGCCGAGCTGGTCGAGCAGCTGCTGGTCCTGCATCGCCGTGACGGTACGCCGGGCGCGGTGCTCTGCGGCATTCCCTTCATCCGCCCGCGTGACGTACTGCAGAGCCAGGCCGGGCAGAGCGCGCAGGACAAGCAGCAGTCCCTGCAGCAGGCGATCCAGCAGCACTACCAGCGCCTCTATCAACTGGCCGAGGCCAAGCGCGACGAGCTCGGCGGCCAGTTGCCGATCATCGCCACGGGCCATCTGACCACCGTCGGCGCCAGCGCCAGCGAGTCGGTGCGCGAGATCTATGTCGGCGCGCTGGAAGCCTTCCCCACCAATGCCTTCCCGCCGGCGGCCTATATCGCCCTTGGCCATATCCACCGGCCGCAGAAGGTCGGCGGCCTGGAGCACATCCGCTACTGCGGTTCGCCGATTCCGCTGAGTTTCGACGAAGCCAGGCAGGGCAAGGAGGTGCTGCTGGTCGAGCTGGACGGTACCGGCCTGCGCGCGGTGACGGCGCTGCCGGTGCCGCGCTTCCAGCCCTTGTTGTCCGTGCGCGGCTCGTTGGTCGAACTGGCGGCGCAGATCGCCGAGGCGGCCCAGCAGGGCAGTGCCGAGCTGCCGGTCTGGCTGGAAGTGCTGGTCAGCAGCGACGACTACCTCAGCGATCTGCAGGCGCGGCTGGCCAAGCTGAGCGAGGGCCTGCCGCTGGAAGTGCTGCGCATCCGCCGGGAGCGCGGTGCGGCCCAGGCCAGCCTGAGCGGCCAGGCCAAGGAGACGCTCGACGAGCTGAGCCCGGACGAGGTGTTTGTCCAGCGGCTGAGCAGCGAGGAGTTGGACCCAGAGTTGCAGAGCGATCTGCGCGGTCTCTATCGCCAGGTGGTCAGCGCCCTGCGGGAGGATCAGGCATGAAGATCCTCAGCCTGCGTCTGAAGAACCTCAACTCGCTGAAGGGTGAGTGGAAGGTCGACTTCGGCGCCGAGCCCTTCGCCGGCAACGGCCTGTTCGCCATCACCGGGCCCACCGGCGCCGGCAAGACCACCCTGCTGGACGCCATCTGCCTGGCGCTCTATCACCGCACGCCGCGCATGAGCACGCTGTCGGCGAGCAGCAACGAGCTGATGACCCGGCACACCGCCGACTGCCTGGCCGAGGTCGAATTCGAGGTCAAGGGCGTGGCCTATCGCGCCTTCTGGAGCCAGCGCCGCGCCCGCGACAAGGCCGACGGCGCGCTGCAGGCGGCCAAGGTCGAGCTGGCCCGCGCCGATGGCGAGATCCTCACCGACAAGATCGGCGACAAGCTCAAGCAGACCGAAGCGCTGACCGGCCTGGATTTCGAACGCTTCACCAAGTCCATGCTCCTCGCCCAGGGCGGCTTCGCCGCCTTCCTCGAGGCCAACGCCAACCAGCGCGCCGAACTGCTGGAGGAACTCACCGGCACCGAGATCTACGGGCAGATTTCCCAACGGGTGTTCGAGCA is drawn from Pseudomonas cavernae and contains these coding sequences:
- a CDS encoding DUF4344 domain-containing metallopeptidase, with protein sequence MYPLLLLLLLSTPLAAEPPPPSSLPPGVSRFIVTNSEFSVMHEMGHMLIAELDLPVLGREEDAADQIGFMSLYLLYAGLPANELDARLLDIIDFWRLEWQRPKPVAEQVPAWDSHPLDEQRYYNIACLVYGSNPDRLAWVPAVTGLPMGRALYCDQEFEQVRKAVAWIRDQHRRAAIQGRPQIQVIYETPPGGFPDAELLIAQLRANDTLEILARRIGELFAPPRALILRMTGCGMPDAWYSLEARELTFCYERLRHFRELGETLPRLQQPATAVQCSAPPDEGGLTAPAC
- a CDS encoding glutathione S-transferase family protein; amino-acid sequence: MHELILHHYPTSPFAEKARLLLGFKQLSWRSVTIPPVMPKSDLVALTGGYRKTPVLQIGADIYCDSALIARRLEAEKAMPALFPEGQAFSVASFAQWVDSVVFQHAVSLVFQPESIGVRFGKLPPEVVKAFVADRAALFSGGTTSKLPAEVAQHNWPCLMARLEQQLAHEEGDFLFGEPSLADFSLAHCLWFLKATPVTAPLVDAYPAVAAWLGRVLGFGHGSASELAAAEAIAIARAATPAALPEEAFAEPNGFQAGQRVAIAATDYGVDPVEGELLFAGREELILRREDPRAGVLHVHFPRLGFSMRAL
- a CDS encoding GIY-YIG nuclease family protein codes for the protein MTAASKTWFVYLVRTANGALYCGISDDPERRFAQHQSGKGARFFHSSPAQALVYVEACGAKGEALRRERAIKRLPKSAKERLVLAAAGIHMPDGAVCAASQEATPA
- a CDS encoding amino acid ABC transporter permease: MTTHTFKPDQPPPRTVVGPLAWLRDNLFASPLHVLLTLLALYLLWLIVPPIINWAFLQADWTGTTRADCTGEGACWVFIKERFGQFMYGFYPSELRWRVDLTVWLAIIGTAPLFLPMMRHKAWYGIGFLFFYPLLAYWLLHGGPGLEEVPTSRWGGLMLTLVIAYVGITGALPLGILLALGRRSDMPAIKVICVTTIEFWRGVPLITVLFMSSVMLPLFLPEGLGLDKLLRALVMVVLFEAAYVAEVVRGGLQAIPKGQYEAASALGLGYWRSTGLVILPQALKMVIPGIVNTFIALFKDTSLVIIIGLFDLLNSIKQATTDPKWLGMSTEGYVFAALVYWVFCFSMSRYSMHLERKLDTGHKR
- the pcsA gene encoding phosphatidylcholine synthase, which codes for MSATLTPFSKAKAWSVHAVTASGVILALLALLALFDGQPKSCLLWLGAALLVDGLDGTLARKFEVKEVLPHFDGSTLDLVIDYLTYVFIPAIFVYRFIPLPAYSALPAVAVILLSSLFCFCNVNMKSKDNYFVGFPAAWNVVVAYFYLLDFAPWLSLLTIALLAALTLTRLKFLHPFRVRQFMPLNITVTFVWMLSCAALIVQYPANPPLLLGLWLLATAYFVAICLWRSAREWFGESGRMG
- a CDS encoding amino acid ABC transporter permease, with the translated sequence MQSTADIPRPRRSVWTDPKVRAWVFQIIAVVIVVAFGWFLFHNTQVNLEKRGIVSGFDFLGQSAGFGISQHLIDYSESDTYARVFVIGLLNTLLVSVIGIILATIIGFILGVARLSPNWLIRKLATVYIETFRNIPPLLQIFFWYFAVMLPMPGPRNSLSLADAFFINNRGLYMPSPTQAEGLWPFLIALLIAIVAVVVIYRWAKARFEATGERFPVLWTSLALLIGLPALSILALGTPFHWEVPQLTGFNFRGGWVVIPELVALMLALSIYTAAFIGETVRAGILAVSHGQTEAARSLGLRPGSILRLVIVPQALRVIVPPLTSQYLNLAKNSSLAAGIGYPDMVSLFAGTVLNQTGQAIEVMAITMSVYLAISISISMLMNWYNKRIALVER
- a CDS encoding glutathione S-transferase family protein gives rise to the protein MITLFQFPRAFDVPNPSPFCLKVETFLRLTGLEYQVKAVANPGKGPKGKLPFIKLDAEVIADSAIILRSLSERLGLTLDSHLDAAGRGRSLAITRLCDEHLAPLMVYFRWLDDEGWAQVKPAFFGRLPAPLRLLVPRLVQGKIRKSLQAQGLGRHNRDELLTFAREDLQALSDLLGAAPYFGGVQPCSADAAAYGVLANLILCTVQTPLGRLAREFPSLVAYCERLRDKFWA
- a CDS encoding amino acid ABC transporter ATP-binding protein, producing MSEASKPTSAEPIIQMQGVNKWYGQFHVLKDIDLNVKQGERIVLCGPSGSGKSTTIRCINRLEEHQQGRIVVDGTELTSDLKQIEAIRREVGMVFQHFNLFPHLTVLQNLTLAPMWVRQMPKRKAEEIAMHYLERVRIPEQALKYPGQLSGGQQQRVAIARALCMKPKIMLFDEPTSALDPEMVKEVLDTMIGLAQSGMTMLCVTHEMGFARTVADRVIFMDKGEIVEQNEPHAFFDNPQNERTKLFLGQILH